A genomic window from Gammaproteobacteria bacterium includes:
- a CDS encoding 2-octaprenyl-6-methoxyphenyl hydroxylase produces the protein MKAVQHEICIVGGGMVGAPLAIVLAQLGFDVALVEAKPPHAHCSPSFDDRCLALSHGSISILSALGLWSDLQSLATPIHDILVCEQQGLGQHRISSKDRGVSALGEVISARSGGEVMWRALQAGQASVYAPMSLNGLRREHNIWQVQLNGTEDHAVAITAELVIAADGQHSRTRTMAGIEVSERHYGQSAVIANVRTDQPHESRALELFRPDGPLALLPFSDHWSLVYTIPDERLAEALSWEDETFLAQLQAEVGWRYGKFLALSERRGYPLRLTLANRIAVPGLWLAGNAAHSIHPIAGQGFNLGLRDVAWIVELLLWARHQGLSLSGPELAEQYCRTRKPDIARMATLTDWLARGFRPQLPGAKMVRSLLLSGLGLCPLADEWVARTAMGQQPPVPWLAAGLSLEEVKDEVTYGCSAAGC, from the coding sequence CATTGCTCCCCGAGTTTTGATGATCGCTGTTTGGCATTATCCCATGGCAGTATCAGCATCCTGTCGGCGTTGGGCTTATGGTCGGATTTACAATCGCTGGCGACCCCCATACATGACATTCTTGTATGTGAACAGCAAGGCTTGGGGCAACACCGTATCTCTTCGAAGGATCGCGGTGTCTCAGCTTTAGGCGAGGTGATCTCTGCGCGTAGCGGCGGTGAGGTAATGTGGCGTGCATTGCAAGCCGGTCAGGCAAGCGTTTATGCACCCATGTCGCTCAATGGCTTGCGTCGTGAGCACAACATATGGCAGGTGCAACTCAACGGAACTGAAGACCATGCCGTGGCGATCACGGCAGAACTGGTGATCGCCGCCGACGGCCAACACTCTCGCACTCGAACCATGGCTGGCATTGAAGTGAGTGAGCGTCACTACGGCCAAAGTGCGGTGATCGCCAATGTTCGGACCGATCAGCCCCACGAATCGCGTGCGTTAGAATTGTTTCGACCAGATGGCCCATTGGCCTTATTGCCGTTTTCGGATCATTGGTCTTTGGTATACACGATCCCCGATGAGCGGCTTGCTGAGGCGCTATCGTGGGAAGATGAAACGTTTCTGGCACAACTGCAAGCTGAAGTGGGCTGGCGCTATGGGAAGTTCTTGGCACTGAGCGAACGGCGTGGCTACCCACTACGCCTGACATTGGCCAATCGCATCGCCGTTCCCGGACTATGGCTGGCGGGCAATGCCGCTCACAGCATTCACCCAATCGCTGGACAGGGTTTTAACCTAGGCTTGCGCGATGTTGCCTGGATAGTGGAATTATTGTTGTGGGCACGGCATCAAGGGCTGTCCTTGTCAGGTCCTGAATTGGCAGAACAGTATTGTCGGACTCGAAAGCCGGACATTGCTCGGATGGCAACCTTGACAGACTGGTTGGCGCGTGGCTTTCGTCCGCAATTGCCTGGTGCGAAAATGGTTCGAAGCCTTTTGCTCAGTGGCTTGGGGCTTTGTCCCTTGGCCGATGAATGGGTGGCGCGTACGGCAATGGGACAGCAGCCGCCGGTGCCCTGGCTAGCGGCGGGGCTTTCTTTAGAAGAAGTCAAAGACGAGGTCACTTATGGCTGTTCAGCAGCAGGCTGTTGA
- a CDS encoding FAD-dependent oxidoreductase, whose product MAVQQQAVDLLVVGGGMVGLATAIAAAQVGFRVEVLEKNDWPTECPASPQARVSALTRASENLLRTLGVWELIPPSRRGAYRHMRVWQDTPALNIAFSARDLAEPNLGHIVENEVLRWALCQVAKEVGVRLRPRQHIEGIVNDVDRVLVKDADGGEIAAKVLVATDGGNSRVRQALGIITEQKPYHQTAFVALVGAEKGFGRCAWQRFLPTGPLAFLPLTGESGAARRGALASIVWTVDDDEAAQRSTWQPEDWCAALESASQNEFGKLCLRSRVSAFPLVSRHAVRYREGRVVLAGDAAHTIHPLAGQGVNLGFSDAESLVRWLAKGLQNGHGDICRYLQAYESERRGVNQKTRQAMTAIGRLFKMPSFVLEPGLVMLQRMPFARRSMARMALYGE is encoded by the coding sequence ATGGCTGTTCAGCAGCAGGCTGTTGACCTGTTGGTTGTTGGCGGCGGTATGGTTGGACTGGCCACCGCGATTGCCGCCGCGCAGGTCGGTTTCCGTGTCGAAGTGTTGGAAAAGAATGACTGGCCGACAGAATGCCCAGCGTCACCACAGGCACGTGTTTCTGCACTGACGCGCGCGAGCGAAAATTTATTGCGGACCCTAGGGGTGTGGGAACTGATACCACCGTCACGCCGAGGTGCCTACCGACATATGCGGGTGTGGCAGGACACACCAGCTTTGAACATCGCGTTTAGCGCCCGTGATCTGGCGGAACCTAATCTCGGCCATATCGTCGAAAACGAAGTATTACGCTGGGCGCTGTGTCAGGTGGCAAAAGAGGTAGGGGTGCGTTTGCGTCCGCGCCAACACATTGAAGGTATCGTCAACGATGTTGACAGAGTGCTAGTGAAAGACGCTGACGGTGGAGAAATCGCTGCCAAAGTGCTGGTCGCGACGGACGGCGGGAACAGCCGAGTTCGACAGGCTTTGGGGATCATTACGGAGCAGAAGCCTTATCACCAGACCGCCTTTGTCGCTTTGGTCGGAGCGGAAAAAGGATTTGGCCGTTGTGCGTGGCAGCGTTTCCTGCCCACCGGTCCCTTGGCGTTTTTGCCGTTGACGGGCGAGTCGGGCGCGGCACGTCGAGGCGCGCTCGCATCTATCGTGTGGACCGTTGATGACGACGAGGCGGCGCAGCGCTCAACATGGCAGCCGGAGGATTGGTGTGCGGCTCTGGAATCAGCCAGTCAAAATGAATTTGGCAAATTGTGTTTGAGAAGTCGTGTGTCGGCATTCCCGTTGGTCAGCCGCCATGCCGTCCGATACCGTGAAGGACGTGTGGTACTTGCCGGAGATGCCGCACATACCATACACCCACTCGCTGGACAGGGAGTGAATCTTGGTTTTTCGGATGCCGAAAGTCTGGTTCGTTGGTTGGCCAAAGGATTACAAAATGGGCATGGTGACATATGTCGATATCTGCAGGCCTACGAAAGCGAAAGGCGGGGCGTGAATCAAAAAACGCGCCAAGCCATGACGGCGATTGGCCGTCTATTTAAAATGCCAAGTTTCGTGTTGGAGCCGGGGTTGGTGATGCTCCAGCGCATGCCCTTTGCGCGCCGGTCAATGGCGCGGATGGCGTTGTACGGAGAGTGA
- the rimP gene encoding ribosome maturation factor RimP: protein MARADELAALIRPAVEAVGYEMLGVEFISAGKHSVLRVYIDSPQGISVDDCAQASYQISGILDVEDPIPGEYRLEVSSPGADRPLFTAAHFARFVGHEAKVKLHAPIEGRRNFKGRIVDVKDEIIVLNVDGETVEFEMDAVERANLVPTW, encoded by the coding sequence ATGGCCAGAGCAGATGAATTGGCAGCATTGATTCGACCCGCCGTGGAAGCAGTTGGGTACGAGATGCTCGGTGTTGAGTTTATCAGCGCAGGCAAGCATTCTGTACTGCGGGTCTATATTGATAGTCCACAAGGGATCAGTGTGGATGATTGCGCGCAGGCCAGTTACCAGATCAGCGGCATATTGGATGTCGAAGATCCCATTCCTGGGGAGTACCGGCTAGAAGTGTCCTCGCCGGGCGCGGATCGACCGCTGTTTACGGCGGCGCATTTCGCGCGCTTCGTGGGGCATGAGGCGAAAGTGAAGTTGCATGCGCCAATTGAGGGGCGTCGAAACTTCAAAGGGCGGATTGTTGACGTCAAGGATGAAATCATCGTGCTCAATGTGGACGGAGAAACAGTTGAATTTGAAATGGATGCGGTTGAACGCGCGAATTTGGTTCCAACTTGGTAA